The region CATTTATAATAATTTTACTGGTGTTATTTATATCTAGCTGTAGACTATGAGAAGCTAAAATATTTTTAAAAGTCCCCATATCATAAAAAGTATAATTAAAATTGCTAATATTTAACTTATAAGGTTTTTTGTTTTTTTCTAGTTTTGTAAAATCGATTTTCGCATCTTTTATTATTGTTTTAAAAACTTGAAATTTTATATTAGTACTTGTATCATCTTTCTCTTTTATCTCTTTTTTTGTAGGTTTAATGATTTTTTCAAGATTAAAACTTCCATCTTCATTTTCAATAATATTTATGTATGGATTTTTTAATTCTAAATTTTTAAAATTTATATGTTTTTCATCTAAAGAGGTAATAAGTGAGAAATCTATTTCAAGTTTTTCAAGACTAAATGTAGTTGTTTTTTTATCTGAAATTTTTAAATTAAAAGCTGAAAATTTAAGTAAAAATGGGTTGAATTCGATTTTTTCAATAGTTGCTTTCTGAGTAATGCTATCATTAATAATTTTTTCTATTTGTGGTTTAGCAATTTTTGGAATAGCTATGAAACCAATAATAGTATAGATTAAAAGAATGGACGATATTGTTATAAGTAGTTTACTATTTTTCATAAGTAATCCTTTTCATATACATATGATTATAACACATCAAAGTTAATTATAAATAACAATTTCTGTATATTATTGATTTTTAATAAGCTGTGATTCTATGAAATCTTTAAAGGTAAGAAATAATTTATTTTTGCTTTTATTTTTATTATAAATAAGATGAAACTCTCTTTTAAAATCAATATTTTTTAGTTTTATTTGAAAAAGTTGTTTAGTTTTTAATTCCTCTTCTACTGCAACTTTTGATATAGCTGTTATCGTATCTTTATTTTTTATTAAAATCTTTTTTATCTCATCAAATTCATAAAGTTCCATAAATATATTTATATCTTTTGCTAAATCTCCTAATTTATTTATAAATATATCTCTCGTACCTGAACCACTCTCTCTTAAGATCCATTTTTTATCTATTGTATCTATAAAACACTCTTTTGGGGCATTTTTATCACTGGTTACAACAATTAGTTCATCATCTATAAGTTTCTCTTTTACAATATTTGTATTATCAAAAGAGGTTTCTATAAGACCTATATCTAGTTTACCATTTAGTATTTGCTCTACAATTATAGAAGAGTTAAGAGAGTTTATATCAAGTTTTACATCTTTGTATTTAGATAAAAAAGTGTAATAAATATTTGGCATCATATAGTTTGCAATAGTTTTACTTGCAGCTATATTTAGTTTACCAGCAAGTTTGTTTTTTTTGAATATATTTTTTGAATCTGATATTGCTATAAAATGTTCATAGGTAAGTTCTTTAAAGTATTTACCTCTTTCATTTAAAATAAGTTTTTTACCAACTCTATCAAATAAACTCTCACCTAATTTTCCTTCTAAAGATTTTATAGCTAGTGAAATTGCTGACTGACTTATATTTATCTCATTTGCTATTTGACTTACATTTGGATTATCACATAGTTTATAAAAAAAGTTTAGTTCTTTGAGTGTCATAATAGTATCCTTATTAAAAATATTTATTATTATATTAAAAATAATATATTTTACAAATAAAATCCTTAGTGATATACTTTGGTTTATAAAAATTTGGAGGATTTATTATGTTTAAAAAAGAGAATAGGAAAGATACATTTAGTGGGATTTTATTTGTTGCATTCTTTGCTTGTGCGGCTACATTTTTATCAGAGTTTCATATTTTTAAATCTTTGGGTATTAGTCCACTTATTATAGGTATAGTTCTTGGTATGATATATGCTAATACTTTAAGAAACAAACTTCCACATCAATGGCATGCTGGGATTGTTTTTTCTACAAAAACTATTCTTAGAACAGGGATTGTTTTATATGGGTTTAGATTGACTTTTCAAAGTATAGAAGAGGTTGGTCTAAATGGTATTATTATAAGTTTTTTAATAGTTTCACTAACCTTTATAATTGGGTACATTGTAGGTGTTAAATTTTTAAAACTAGATAAAGAAACAACAATCTTAACAAGTGCTGGAAGTTCTATATGTGGAGCAGCAGCTGTACTTGCAACTGAACCGGTGATAAATGCAAAACCATATAAAAGTGCAATAGCTGTGTCAACTGTTGTGTTGTTTGGAACTATAGCTATGTTTTTATACCCTTTTTTATATAAAGCAGGATTAATACCTTTGGATGAATCTACAATGGGAGTTTATATAGGAGCAACTATACATGAAGTAGCACATGTGGTTGCAGCTGGAAATGCTATAGGGAGTGTTGCAAGTTCTGATGCTATAGTTGTTAAGATGATTAGAGTTATGATGATTGCTCCTTTTTTAATAGTATTATCTATTTGGTTGGCAAAAAGTGCAAAAAATACAACAAGTAATGCAAAAGCTAAGATAACTATTCCTTGGTTTGCTGTTTTTTTTATAGTTGTAGTTGGTTTTAATTCATTTGGCCTTTTATCATTAACTACAATAAGCACTATAAATGCAATAGATACTTTTGCTCTTACTATGGCTATGAGTGCATTAGGTATGGAAACAAGTATTGATAAGTTTAAAAATGTAGGAGCAAAACCTATATATTTAGCGTTTATTTTATTTTTATGGTTAATATTTGGAGGGTTTTATTTAGTAAAGTTTGCTATTACTTTATAAGAAAAGAAGTGATACTATAATCCTTTTTATTATTAGGATTATTTATGCTAGGTTTTGAATCAATTTTACTTTATATTTTACTAGGTTGTTTTGTGGGAGTAGCAGCGGGTCTGCTTGGTGTTGGAGGTGGTGGAATTATAGTACCATCTCTAACTGGTATATTTCTAATGCAAGGAATGGAACAAGAAAATATCATGCATATGGCATTAGGAACTTCCATGGCAACTATCGTTATAACTTCAGTTTCAAGTTTTAGAGCTCACAATAAAAAAGGTGGCGTTCTTTGGAATGTATTTAAGATGATGGCTCCTGGGATTATAATAGGAACATTTTTGGCTACATTTTTAGCTTCAATATTAAGTTCTTTTTATCTTGCTGTATTTTTCTCTATATTTATGGCATACGTTTCTATACAGATGTTTTTAAATAAAAAACCAAAACCAAGTAGAAAACTAGCAAGTTCAAAAACTCAATTTAGTGCGGGAACAATAATAGGTGCAATATCAGCTATGGTTTCAATAGGTGGGGGTTCTTTAACTGTACCTTATCTTTTATGGCAAAATGTAGAACTTAAAAAAGCAATTGGTACAAGTGCCGCAATAGGTTTTCCAATAGCAGTTAGTGGAACTTTGGGATATATTATAAATGGGTGGAGTAATACTGATTTGACACATTATACTTTAGGATTTGTATCTTTACCTGCATTTTTCTTTATAGCAATTTGTAGTTATCTTACAGCACCTATTGGTGTAAAGTTAGCACATACTTTACCTGTTGGAATAGTTAAGAAAATATTTGCTTTACTCTTAATCTCATTAAGTCTTAAAATGCTTTTTTCTTTTATTTAGGTATAATCGCGTAATTAAAAGGATATAAATGACTATTATAGAATTATTTCAAAAACTATTAAGATTTAAATCAATTACACCTGATGATGATGGAGCTTTTGATTTTATAGAAGAGTATTTAGGTGATACTTGGAACTGTATTAAAGTTGATATGGAGGGTGTAAAAAATAGATTCTACTATAAAAAATTTAATGATAATCCTCAACATTTATGCTTTGCAGGGCATATAGATGTAGTACCCGTTGGAGAAGGTTGGGATATAGATCCCTTTGCAGCTGATATTATAGATGGAGTAATAACAGCAAGAGGAACACAAGATATGAAAAGTGGAGATGCTGCTTTTCTTTATGCATGTAAACACGCCCAAAATTTTGATGGGACACTAAGTATTCTTATGACTTCTGATGAAGAGGGAGAAGGAACATATGGAACTATCAAAATGCTTGAACATCTAAAAGAGATAGACTTTATACCACAATACGCAGTAGTAGCTGAACCAACTTGTGAAGATGTATTTGGAGATGCAATAAAAGTAGGGCGACGTGGAAGTATAAACGGATATATTACAATTAAAGGTAAACAAGGACATGCAGCGTATCCTGAAAAGTGTATTAATCCTGTACACAATTTTGCTTCAATATTGCCAAAAATAGCTGGACATAATCTAGATGATGGAGATGAATACTTTGCACCTAGTAAGATGGTTATAACAGATATAAGAGGTGGTATGGAAGTTACAAACGTAACACCAAATGAACTTAAACTGATGTTCAATGTAAGAAACTCTACAAATACAACTAGAGAAAGTGTAGAAGAGTTTATACATGAAAAACTAAAAGGTTTAGAATATGACTTTAGAACTACACAAGGCTCTTTCCCTTTTGTAACTAACAAAGAATCAAAAGTAGTAAAGGCTATGGAAAATTCAATAGAAAAAATACTAAATGTAAAAACAAAACACTCAACGCACGGTGGAACTTCTGATGCTAGATATTTTGGAGCATTTGGTATAGAAGCTATAGAGTTTGGAGTTATAAACGATACTATTCATAGTGTAGGGGAGAGAACTACAGTTAAAGAAGTAGAAGGTCTAGGAAAAGTTTACGAAGACTTGATTAAAAACTTCTAGAAAGGAAAAGATGGATTTTAGAAGTAACCTATATCTGATTTTTGAAAAACCTACTAAACATAGGTTTGGAGTATTTTTTCAAGTTTTGATATATCTAAATATACTTATTAGTATAACAGTGATGTTTCTAGAAACAGAAAAAACATTAAGTGAGTATTTTACACTTTTTGAAAAAATCAATATGGTTAATATCTTTTTATTTACTATAGAGTATATACTAAGACTATATTCAAGAAAGAATAAAAGAATAAAATATATGTTTACACCTTTTATGATTATAGACTTAGTAGTACTTTTACCTTTTTATTTGACAATCTTCAATATAGACTTAGGTTTCTTAAGAGGTCTTAGAGTAATAAGAATCTTTAAATTATTTAGGCTAGCAAAGTTCAATGAGTTTGATAAACTAATAATAGATATCTTCAAAGAAAAAAAAGAGGAATTTTTATATATAGTAATAGCTATATTTGTATTACTCTTTACACTAACACCTTTAGTTTATTATGTAGAATCAAAAGCACAACCTGAAGTATTTAGTAGTATGTCTACAACTTTATGGTGGGCAGTTACTACTTTTACAACTGTAGGGTATGGAGATATGTATCCTATTACTACTATGGGAAGAATACTTACAACCTTTGTTAGTGCATTAGGTATTGCTTTTTATGCTATTCCTGGAAGTATCTTTACAAGTAGTCTTTTAGATAAGATAAATGAGAAAAGAAAGAAAAAACAAGATGAGCAATAAATTACATTTTATGTGTGGTAAAATGGCTGCTGGAAAATCAACACTTTCAAAAAAGCTAGCTAAAGAATATAATGCAATAATACTAAGTGAAGATAAACTTTTAAAAATGTTATATCCAAATGAAATAATCACACTTCAAGACTATGTAAAATATTCAACAAGATTAAAAGAAACACTAACTCAACATATAATTGAACTTTTAGAAAAAGGAAATGAAGTTATATTAGATTTTCCTGCAAATACTATTACACAAAGACAATGGTTTAAAAAACTTTTTGAAACTGCAGAAGTTGAACATATTATGCATTATATAAATAGAAGTGATGAGGTATGTAAACAACAATTAAAAAAGAGAAATGAAAAGATATCTAAAGATGAGCCTTTGATAGATGAAGCTACATTTGATGCTATAACTAAATATTTTCAAGAGCCAAGTAATTCTGAAAAATTTAATATAAAAGAATATTAATTTTATGCAGATAATAAATTATAATAAAAAATATTGTAAACAAATAGTAGAGCTTTTTACAAATACTATTCACAAAGTTTGTATTAAAGATTATACAAAAGAGCAATTAAAAGCTTGGGCAAATCCTAATATTGATTATAAAGCTTGGGAAGAAAGATTAAATAAAACAAAACCATACTTAGCAATAGCAGATGATAAATTAGTTGGATTTACAGAGTTTTATGACAATTATATTGATTGTTTTTATGTACACCATGAATATCAAGGAAAAGGTGTAGGAAAAATGCTTATAAATAATATTTTGAAAATAGCAAAACAGAAGGAACAAACTTTTTTAAAAGTTGATGCAAGTATCACTGCAAAACCATTTTTTGAGAAGTTTGGTTTTAAAGAAGTAAAAAAGAACATAGTTAAAAGAACTAATGTTGAGTTAGTAAATTTTAATATGCAAAGAGTAGAAGATTAAAAATAGCAGCTGAAAAATCAATACTATTCTTTAACCCATTCAATTAAATTTAATTGTGATAGAAATTATTCTATCACAATTTAAGAATTTTGAATTACATATTTAAAAACTCTCCCACTCATCGCTATCTTTTTTTGCTTTAATAACTTCTTTTTTTATTTCAGATTTTGATTCCTCTTTATTTTCTTCTTTGGTTGGCATGTCAACTTTTTCTTTTTTATTATTATTTTTAGATATGACAGTATCTTTTCCTTTAAACTCTTTGGTGTTTGCATCATTTACTATAAATTTAGATATTTGATCTGTTAAGCTTGCTATATCTTGGGTCTCAGATGCTATCATAGCATTCTCTTGTGTTTGCTGATCTAATTGATTTACTGCATCATTGATTTGTTCTATTCCTGTAAGTTGTTCTTTCGAAGCATTTTCAATATCGGAGATTAGATTTGTTGTTTTTAGGATATCTTCATTTAACATTTTATATCCTTTTATCATCTCTCCAGCTATATCTTTTCCATCATTTGCTTTACTTGTTGCATTTTCAACTAATGATTTTATCTCACTTGCTGCTTCTGCACTTCTTGAAGCTAGATTTCGTACTTCCCCTGCAACCACAGCAAATCCTTTTCCTGCTTCGCCTGCAGTTGCTGCTTCTACTGCTGCATTTAAGCTTAGGATATTTGTTTGGAAAGCTATTTGGTCTATTACCGTTATAGCTTCTTTTATTGCAGTAACTTGTAAATTGATATCTTCCATAGCTACTGTGGTATCATTAGCTAGTTTTTCACCTTTGTTTGCTGATGTACTTACTCCAGTTGATAGTTGAGACATTTTTGCTATATTCTCTGTATTACTTCTAATATTACCTGTTATCTCTTCTAATGCTGCTGCTGTTTCTTCTAATGAGCTTGCTGCTTCATTGGAACTTTGATTTAGTTTATCTACGTTATTTAGTAAACTATTTGAACTATTCTCTAGTGTTAATCCATTTGATTTATTTTCTATTAACATTTCTGTTATTGAATCACCTAAAGTATTTACTCCAGAGGCTAATTTTAAAAGATGTTTTTTTAAGTTTTTTGTAGATATTTTATTTAAATAATTATATGAAGAGTATTCTTCTACAATCTCTAAGACATTGTTAATATTATTTTCTAGATTATCTGCCATCTTATTTAGTACATCTTTTAGTTGCATTAAAGCTGGATTTGAGACATTTAAATCTAATCTTTGTACTAAATCACCTTGTTCAAACTCTCCTAATACAGCAATAGTTTCATCTATTAATCTTCTATCTTCTTCTATACCTTTTTTCGTTTTTTCTATATTCTCATTTACTACTTTTGCCATATTTCCAAATTCATCTGTTGAGTCAATTTTTATTAATTCTACTTCTGGTATCTCTCGATTTAAGTATTTAAAGAAGTCCATTAATCCTGTTTGGAAAGTATTTAACAAAGTAGTTATATTTCTTGGCAATACTATTGCTAAGAAAATTATTAAAGCTAATATTATTATAGATATTATTGTAATTAATGATTTTATATTTGAATTTAATTTCTTAACAGCTGGTCCAATTAAATCTTGATCTGCTTTAATTGATAATTTAACCTCTTCACTTAAATTTGCAATTTTGGGACCAATAACGTCTGTTTTTCCATCGACTACTTCTCTTCTTTTAATCGTGTTATCATATATATCTGTTACTGCTTTCGTATATTTTTGTATCAAATCAATTGATTCATCAAGTTTACTTATTCTATTAGTGTTTTTTATAGTGCTTTTTAGTGCAGTTAAGTTTTTAGACAAAATATTAAATTCACTTTCTACTCTATCGTAGTCATCTTTAGACTCTGTACCTAAAAACTTCATTGTATAAAGTCGTGCTAATAATAAGCTTTTAATTGCTGTACCTGTGAGATAAGAAGTTTCATGATCTTTTTCATTTTTTGTAGCTTTAAAAACAGAAGATAAAATAGTTTCAATTTTTTTACCATCTACATTTAATATGGTATTTAATATTTTATCTTTATTTTTTGTATATTTTACTATTTCATAAAAACTATCTTTGTATTCTTTTAAATCTTTATCTATTTCCAATACTTTTGGAGCACGAGTTGGATTTTGAATCTCTTTTTTTGCTATATTAATAAATTTTTCTGTTTTTTTGTAAGAATCTTCGAACTTATCTATATTTTTTTGTGTAGCTGAACCTAAATACTTAATAGCACTAATTCTTGTCTCTAACATATTTGCTTGAACACGAGAAGCAAGAACAGTATCTTTTGCCATCTCTCGGTATGAATTAAATCCATCACCTGCTTTATTAATTGAATATATACTATATCCTGCCAAGCAGATAATTAGACCAACTATCAAAGTAAATGAAGAGACTAACTTCATTTTTATTGTCATATTTTTAAACATATTTTTTCTCCTTCTTTATTCATATATTTATTATTAGAACTTAAATTAAATAATTTTGATTATGTTATGCAATACTATTTAAATAAATACAAAACTCTATTCCATTCAAACTTTTTCTTTAAATTTATTATTTGTTATTTGTTATTTGTTATTGTAGTTTCTCCTTTGTAATATTTTTCGATAAATATAGACTTGTAACCACTAGTACTATTAATCATAATTATTGGTTTATTTTTGTTTTTTTGAGTCTGGATTATCATATATTTAGATATTGAATTATGTTTCAAAACATTTATTAGTGAAGCCAAAATATGTAAAAATATATATGATAATTGATTTTTATAACCAATAATATATTGGGCAGTAAACCAATCATTTTTAATAGAAATTTTATGTTTTTTAAAAGAGGAGTAGGAAAAGATAATATATTCTGCAAAGTATTATTAATATTGAATAATTTAATATTTTCATTTATTTTAATTAATATATTAGTATACATGCTATTCTGTTGTTAACAAGTTATGTTCACTATTAAGCAAAGTGCCAGAGGAGATAGTATATATTTTATTCATAAGTATCTTTAATATTATATTATGTAGTTATTAATTATTATTTTACTCTTATGTTTAAATCATAATCTATATCCTATGGGATAAATTATCTTTTAGTAATTAAATTTATCCTATAGGATAAAGATAAAAAGAAACTCTAAGTATATAATAGGAATTTTTTAATTAATTATTTTTATAGGAATAAATAAAAATGAATATTTTTACTAATTCATCTCAGTTAGAGATTGATATATTTCATCAAAAAATATCAAAAAAAGAAGATTAGACAAAAATTTAAATCAATTGGATATTGCCTTAGATATAGGTATTAACTCAGTTGCATTTTATTCAAATTGTGAGAATTGCAGATATGGTAAACATTTTAATATAGGACATATTTATAGAATCGCAAAGATTTTTAATATTGAACCATATGAATTGTTAAAATAAAATATTTTGTTACTATTTAATTCATTCTCCCATTGCAGATTTTGTTGCAAAAATTACAATTCCTATTGCAAATAATAAAACTATTAAAAGAGAAATAATTTTATAAAAAGTTACTTTGATACTTACTTTTTCATTATTTTCAGCTTTAATATCATTAAATCTTATACATAAATATATTAGAATAAGACCTATTAAAGTACTGATAAATTCTATTGAAAATAATGTTGTTGACATAGCTA is a window of Halarcobacter sp. DNA encoding:
- a CDS encoding LysR substrate-binding domain-containing protein; this encodes MTLKELNFFYKLCDNPNVSQIANEINISQSAISLAIKSLEGKLGESLFDRVGKKLILNERGKYFKELTYEHFIAISDSKNIFKKNKLAGKLNIAASKTIANYMMPNIYYTFLSKYKDVKLDINSLNSSIIVEQILNGKLDIGLIETSFDNTNIVKEKLIDDELIVVTSDKNAPKECFIDTIDKKWILRESGSGTRDIFINKLGDLAKDINIFMELYEFDEIKKILIKNKDTITAISKVAVEEELKTKQLFQIKLKNIDFKREFHLIYNKNKSKNKLFLTFKDFIESQLIKNQ
- a CDS encoding YeiH family protein, with product MFKKENRKDTFSGILFVAFFACAATFLSEFHIFKSLGISPLIIGIVLGMIYANTLRNKLPHQWHAGIVFSTKTILRTGIVLYGFRLTFQSIEEVGLNGIIISFLIVSLTFIIGYIVGVKFLKLDKETTILTSAGSSICGAAAVLATEPVINAKPYKSAIAVSTVVLFGTIAMFLYPFLYKAGLIPLDESTMGVYIGATIHEVAHVVAAGNAIGSVASSDAIVVKMIRVMMIAPFLIVLSIWLAKSAKNTTSNAKAKITIPWFAVFFIVVVGFNSFGLLSLTTISTINAIDTFALTMAMSALGMETSIDKFKNVGAKPIYLAFILFLWLIFGGFYLVKFAITL
- a CDS encoding sulfite exporter TauE/SafE family protein, with product MLGFESILLYILLGCFVGVAAGLLGVGGGGIIVPSLTGIFLMQGMEQENIMHMALGTSMATIVITSVSSFRAHNKKGGVLWNVFKMMAPGIIIGTFLATFLASILSSFYLAVFFSIFMAYVSIQMFLNKKPKPSRKLASSKTQFSAGTIIGAISAMVSIGGGSLTVPYLLWQNVELKKAIGTSAAIGFPIAVSGTLGYIINGWSNTDLTHYTLGFVSLPAFFFIAICSYLTAPIGVKLAHTLPVGIVKKIFALLLISLSLKMLFSFI
- the dapE gene encoding succinyl-diaminopimelate desuccinylase produces the protein MTIIELFQKLLRFKSITPDDDGAFDFIEEYLGDTWNCIKVDMEGVKNRFYYKKFNDNPQHLCFAGHIDVVPVGEGWDIDPFAADIIDGVITARGTQDMKSGDAAFLYACKHAQNFDGTLSILMTSDEEGEGTYGTIKMLEHLKEIDFIPQYAVVAEPTCEDVFGDAIKVGRRGSINGYITIKGKQGHAAYPEKCINPVHNFASILPKIAGHNLDDGDEYFAPSKMVITDIRGGMEVTNVTPNELKLMFNVRNSTNTTRESVEEFIHEKLKGLEYDFRTTQGSFPFVTNKESKVVKAMENSIEKILNVKTKHSTHGGTSDARYFGAFGIEAIEFGVINDTIHSVGERTTVKEVEGLGKVYEDLIKNF
- a CDS encoding ion transporter produces the protein MDFRSNLYLIFEKPTKHRFGVFFQVLIYLNILISITVMFLETEKTLSEYFTLFEKINMVNIFLFTIEYILRLYSRKNKRIKYMFTPFMIIDLVVLLPFYLTIFNIDLGFLRGLRVIRIFKLFRLAKFNEFDKLIIDIFKEKKEEFLYIVIAIFVLLFTLTPLVYYVESKAQPEVFSSMSTTLWWAVTTFTTVGYGDMYPITTMGRILTTFVSALGIAFYAIPGSIFTSSLLDKINEKRKKKQDEQ
- a CDS encoding ATP-binding protein, which gives rise to MSNKLHFMCGKMAAGKSTLSKKLAKEYNAIILSEDKLLKMLYPNEIITLQDYVKYSTRLKETLTQHIIELLEKGNEVILDFPANTITQRQWFKKLFETAEVEHIMHYINRSDEVCKQQLKKRNEKISKDEPLIDEATFDAITKYFQEPSNSEKFNIKEY
- a CDS encoding GNAT family N-acetyltransferase; the protein is MQIINYNKKYCKQIVELFTNTIHKVCIKDYTKEQLKAWANPNIDYKAWEERLNKTKPYLAIADDKLVGFTEFYDNYIDCFYVHHEYQGKGVGKMLINNILKIAKQKEQTFLKVDASITAKPFFEKFGFKEVKKNIVKRTNVELVNFNMQRVED
- a CDS encoding methyl-accepting chemotaxis protein, whose amino-acid sequence is MFKNMTIKMKLVSSFTLIVGLIICLAGYSIYSINKAGDGFNSYREMAKDTVLASRVQANMLETRISAIKYLGSATQKNIDKFEDSYKKTEKFINIAKKEIQNPTRAPKVLEIDKDLKEYKDSFYEIVKYTKNKDKILNTILNVDGKKIETILSSVFKATKNEKDHETSYLTGTAIKSLLLARLYTMKFLGTESKDDYDRVESEFNILSKNLTALKSTIKNTNRISKLDESIDLIQKYTKAVTDIYDNTIKRREVVDGKTDVIGPKIANLSEEVKLSIKADQDLIGPAVKKLNSNIKSLITIISIIILALIIFLAIVLPRNITTLLNTFQTGLMDFFKYLNREIPEVELIKIDSTDEFGNMAKVVNENIEKTKKGIEEDRRLIDETIAVLGEFEQGDLVQRLDLNVSNPALMQLKDVLNKMADNLENNINNVLEIVEEYSSYNYLNKISTKNLKKHLLKLASGVNTLGDSITEMLIENKSNGLTLENSSNSLLNNVDKLNQSSNEAASSLEETAAALEEITGNIRSNTENIAKMSQLSTGVSTSANKGEKLANDTTVAMEDINLQVTAIKEAITVIDQIAFQTNILSLNAAVEAATAGEAGKGFAVVAGEVRNLASRSAEAASEIKSLVENATSKANDGKDIAGEMIKGYKMLNEDILKTTNLISDIENASKEQLTGIEQINDAVNQLDQQTQENAMIASETQDIASLTDQISKFIVNDANTKEFKGKDTVISKNNNKKEKVDMPTKEENKEESKSEIKKEVIKAKKDSDEWESF